One window from the genome of Phoenix dactylifera cultivar Barhee BC4 unplaced genomic scaffold, palm_55x_up_171113_PBpolish2nd_filt_p 000528F, whole genome shotgun sequence encodes:
- the LOC103702660 gene encoding uncharacterized protein LOC103702660 has product MSLACLVCHSGGSPSQSFRSHSISSSEGEGRCSAVVGCLTQKVTIAAGHGDSTATSKVAPFPVMASGQGMAQAPRLQRSRAVTRDLVRDWNFDEVLVGR; this is encoded by the coding sequence ATGAGTTTAGCATGTCTTGTCTGTCATAGCGGGGGTAGTCCGTCACAATCTTTCAGAAGTCACTCCATCTCAAGTTCAGAGGGTGAGGGGCGTTGCTCTGCAGTAGTCGGCTGCTTGACGCAGAAGGTAACCATCGCTGCTGGGCATGGCGACAGCACCGCAACATCTAAGGTGGCTCCATTCCCTGTAATGGCAAGCGGTCAAGGTATGGCACAAGCACCTCGCCTTCAGCGGAGCCGTGCTGTGACAAGGGACCTTGTTAGAGACTGGAATTTTGATGAAGTTCTTGTTGGGAGATAG